AACGCTTCGGGATGGAATGCGGCGAATTGCTGCGCCGCGATCAAAAAATACGGCAGCGGCCCGCGCCAGTGCGCGGTATTGAATTTTTGACCGACGGTGGCATCGAATCCAATGCCGCAGACCGCGAAGAAATACCGCGAGCCGGCGCAACCGGCGTCGATCGCGCGCACTGCACCTGCCGCCAACACGCGCAACGCCTCTGCCGGCTGAATCGGAATGCCGAGGCCGCGCGCCAATCCGTTGCCGGAACCGCGCGGAATGATGCCGAGCGCCGTGTTCGTGCCGACCAGGCCCGAGGCCACTTCGTTGATGGTCCCGTCGCCGCCGACCGCGGCTACGATTTCATAATCGCGCAGCGCCGCTTCGCGCGCCAGGCGCGTGGCCTCGCCCGGGCCGGCAGTCAATTCAACATCGCTCGAGGGAAATTGCGCATGGATGAGATTGATGATCGCGCTTTTATCCCGCCGAAATCCGGAGATGGGATTGACGATGAAAAGGGTTTTGGAGGTTTGCATTGTAACGAAGTGAATATTGTTATTCTGGCATGTCTTCGAGACGAATTCCCTTACCCGCTCGCAAGCTTTGCCGTGCGGCAGCGATACGATCTAAAAATCGAGGATCATGCTCGAGACGGTAATCAAACCAATCTTCCTCAGTTTTGAAACCCACCAAAACTCCGGCGGGCTTGCCATGCCGCATGATTACGATTTCTTCTTTTTCAGCCAGACGAAGATATTTGGACAATTGATCCTTAATTTCTGAGAGCGCAATCAGTTTCATAACTGTTCTCCATATCTTTCAAGCCAAGCTGCGGCTCTTGATTTTGGCACGATCGCTAAAATTTCGACGTCGGTTCCCTTGCAATCATAAAAAACCCGAAACTCTTCCACCCGCAAACGGTATTCCGGCCGGCTCAAACCTCGCAATCGCTTGATCCGGCTCTTGCTGGTTTTCCGAGGCTCATGCCTCAAGTGCGTTTCAATTGCTGTGCGCACCAATGTGCGTTCCCTCGCAGCAAGCCGTTTAAAATCGTCGGCGGCTTCCGGCGCAAAAACGATATTGTGCCTCATTCTGGCCAGATTATAGCTATTTTTTTTGCAATCACCAACGCCTAATTTCCCCGCACCGCATCCATCCGCCGCGCGAATTCTTTGCCGTCGACGAAACCGATCACGCGCAGATCGTCGAGTTCCCTGCCCGCAGCATCGAGAAAGATGATGGTAGGCAGGCCCTTGATAGCGTATTGCTGCCGGATCGCCTGCACTTCCGGCGAGGCGTATTTCGTCAAATCGCCGCGCAGGAAAACGAAGCCCTCGGCGCGCGCACGCACCTCGGCGTGCGGAAATGTGAAGCGCTCGAGTTCTTTACAGGCGAGACACCAATCCGCGGTGAAATCGATGATCACCGGCTTGGCCTCCTGTTGCGCTTGCGCGAGCGCAGCGTCATTCAAAGCCAGCCAGGTTCCAGCATGCGCTTCCTGCTCAGGCCAGGCAAGCCACAACGCAATACCTGCAAAAATCGCAGCGGCGGCGCGTTTGAGCCAGGGAAAAATTTTCGAACTGAATTTAGTCGACTCGATCAAACCGACATACAATCCTCCCAAAAGCAAAATTGCGGGCAACAAATATTTTGCAAGCCAATTCGGCAAAATCGGAGCGGCAAAATATGCCGCCATCGCCAGCAAAATGACGCCGAATATTTTTTTGATCCAAACCATCCACATGCCTGAGCGCGGCAGATTTTGCAGCAACCCGGAAAACGTGCCGAGCAGCAAAAACGGTGCGCCCAAGCCGAGCGCCAATACGAAAAACATCCAGAAACCGAGCACAGGATTGGCGGTAGCTCCGACATATGTCAGCAAGCCCAATACGAACGGCCCGATGCACGGCGCGGCGACAAAACCAACCGTGAGTCCCATAAAAAACGCGCCAAAGAGACCCGGCTTCGAGCCACCGGCCATTTGCATGAGCGCCGAGGGTACTTTGAATTCATATAATCCAAACATCGACAGCGCCAGCGCGATCATCACAACGGCAATAAAAATGAGCACCGGCGGACTTTGCAAGGCCGCGCCGAACAAGGAGCCGCTCAAAGCCGCCAACACGCCCAACACGGAGTACGTCACCGCCATGCCGAGAATATAAAGCGACGCGAGGCCAAACACTTTTGCCGGGCGACCGCCGGTTTGTCCGCCAAAATAACTCACCGTAATCGGAATCAGCGGATAAACACACGGCGTCAAATTGAGCGCAAGCCCGCCGAGAAAAATAAACAGCAATGAAGCGCCCAAGCCGTGCCGCTCGACCAACGCGCTGATTTCATTGGCGCTGCCTCCCTGCTCTTGTTTCGCAATCGTCAACGCGCCGCCGAAATCAATCGGCGCAAAAATCTCTTCATTGATGAGATTCGCCGGCAGATCGAGTCCCACCAGCGGCAGCGTTGCGCTGAATGCTTTCTCCTCCGGCTGCAAACAGGAAAAATCATTGCAGGCTTGATAAATCAATTTGCCGGAGAGCCTTAATTCTTCGCCTTCGAATTTTTCTGAGATTTTGAGCTGAACGCCGATAATGACTTCGCGTTCATAAACCGACATCGGCGTTTCGGAAAAGGCAAAGCTGCGCGACAAACCCGGCGGGTAAACGATTTTATCAATTGTTACACCGCTGATCCCGTCAAGCTCGACTTTGGTGGGAATTAAGAACTCTTCGTTCGGCTGATGCGAGTTCACATGCCAGCCTTCGCTAATTTTGCCGAGAATGGCCGCGCGCAGCGTGCTGCCTTTGTAGGCTTGATCAAACGAGAAGATCACCTCGGTCTGCAGGATTTCTTCCGGAGGGGAAAACCCGAGAAAAATTTTTTCTTGAGCTTGAGCCGGTAGGCAAATCGTCAAGTGAAACAACAGTCCCAATACCAAAAAAACAGGAAGGCGGGGGATTACAAAATGGATTCTCGCGATACTCCTTCCACCGCTTCTGCCATGCCGCAGGAGTCTTCGTAAAATTTGCGCCGGGCGCCGGCGATAAAAAAAACTTACCCAACGGATGAAAGCTGCCAACGGATAAAACTTACTATGAATCCGTTGGCTGCCTTTACCCGTTGGGAATATTTCGTTTTTTTGAAAGTTCATTTTGAAGATAATGGTTGCGTTGTTTTAGGCCTAATTTGATAAAATTTCACAAATCCGATTGATCAACCCAGCGCAGCAGGCGCCATTTGCCGTCGCGCGGGTTGCGGTGAAACGTGAAGATCGCGAAGCCCGAAACGCTGAAGCTGAAATCCGAGCTGGCGAGATCCAGGCGAAAACTGCGCGCCTGCGTCTCATCTTCGCCTTCGGTGATGGTGTAAATGGTGTTCAGCCATTCGAGATTGATGACGTCGAACGAGCGCAACAACCGTCCGGTGGTTTTCAAGTCCGTTTCGCGCGTCCAGGAGATAAACAAGCCGGACGGCCCCTGTTCGGGATCGAAATATTGAAACACGAATGCGCTGTCCAAAACATTTGAATAAAGCAACGAATCTTTGAAGGTGTAGGCATAACGGAAATTCGTCAACACTTCTTCGGGATTGCGTTGTTCGGTAATTAGCTCGCTGGTCAAACTGCCGTCATCAAGCTTGGGGGCAAAGGGATTGACGCAACTGAGATGAAAAAAAGCTATTGCAATCAGAATAAACGGCATTGGAATCCCGGCGCCCAGCAAGGGTTTGGAACCGGCTCTTCCAAAGACGCCCATTTTCGAGGAAAACGCCTTCGCGATCATACTTATGCAGTCGCAAGTTGTTCTAAAAAATCGGGCAAGCAACTTACTGCTTGAAACAAATAGTATCACAAAAATTATTCCGTCAATGAAATTTCTTGCGTCAATGCTTTTTGGCTTTTTCTCGCCGCGATGCGCCGCGTAAACGCCTCTTGCAGCCGGCGCGTGATCGGCCCGGGCTTGCCATCCGCAATCACAACATTATCTAGCCGAACGATTGGCACAACCTCGCCCGTGGTGCGCGAGAGGAAAAGCTCGCTGGCCTGTGGCAGCCGCGCGGCAACCGGCGGCGCTTCTTCCACCGGAATGCGCAATTCCCGGCAAAGCTCGAGCGCAACTTTGCGCGTGATGCCGGGCAATATTTTATGCGAAGCCGGATGTGTTACAATCTTGCCATCGAACACCGCAAAGAAATTGCTGTGGCTCGCTTCGGTGGCAACGCCTTCGTGGATAAAAATCGCTTCATCCGCGCCCTGTTCATGCGCTTTCTGACTTGCCAAGACATTCGGCAAAAGATTGATCGTCTTGAGATC
This region of Cytophagia bacterium CHB2 genomic DNA includes:
- a CDS encoding diacylglycerol kinase family lipid kinase, which encodes MQTSKTLFIVNPISGFRRDKSAIINLIHAQFPSSDVELTAGPGEATRLAREAALRDYEIVAAVGGDGTINEVASGLVGTNTALGIIPRGSGNGLARGLGIPIQPAEALRVLAAGAVRAIDAGCAGSRYFFAVCGIGFDATVGQKFNTAHWRGPLPYFLIAAQQFAAFHPEA
- a CDS encoding type II toxin-antitoxin system Phd/YefM family antitoxin yields the protein MKLIALSEIKDQLSKYLRLAEKEEIVIMRHGKPAGVLVGFKTEEDWFDYRLEHDPRFLDRIAAARQSLRAGKGIRLEDMPE
- a CDS encoding type II toxin-antitoxin system RelE/ParE family toxin — encoded protein: MRHNIVFAPEAADDFKRLAARERTLVRTAIETHLRHEPRKTSKSRIKRLRGLSRPEYRLRVEEFRVFYDCKGTDVEILAIVPKSRAAAWLERYGEQL
- a CDS encoding thiol:disulfide interchange protein → MNFQKNEIFPTGKGSQRIHSKFYPLAAFIRWVSFFYRRRPAQILRRLLRHGRSGGRSIARIHFVIPRLPVFLVLGLLFHLTICLPAQAQEKIFLGFSPPEEILQTEVIFSFDQAYKGSTLRAAILGKISEGWHVNSHQPNEEFLIPTKVELDGISGVTIDKIVYPPGLSRSFAFSETPMSVYEREVIIGVQLKISEKFEGEELRLSGKLIYQACNDFSCLQPEEKAFSATLPLVGLDLPANLINEEIFAPIDFGGALTIAKQEQGGSANEISALVERHGLGASLLFIFLGGLALNLTPCVYPLIPITVSYFGGQTGGRPAKVFGLASLYILGMAVTYSVLGVLAALSGSLFGAALQSPPVLIFIAVVMIALALSMFGLYEFKVPSALMQMAGGSKPGLFGAFFMGLTVGFVAAPCIGPFVLGLLTYVGATANPVLGFWMFFVLALGLGAPFLLLGTFSGLLQNLPRSGMWMVWIKKIFGVILLAMAAYFAAPILPNWLAKYLLPAILLLGGLYVGLIESTKFSSKIFPWLKRAAAAIFAGIALWLAWPEQEAHAGTWLALNDAALAQAQQEAKPVIIDFTADWCLACKELERFTFPHAEVRARAEGFVFLRGDLTKYASPEVQAIRQQYAIKGLPTIIFLDAAGRELDDLRVIGFVDGKEFARRMDAVRGN
- a CDS encoding aminotransferase, encoding MLVYLNGKFISHEQATVSVYERGFLFGDGIYEVIRSYHDYFFETEAHLRRLQHGLEALRLQFYDFAGLENIARWLLAENNLLNGEALIYFQITRGAAIPRKHFFPPPGTPPTVYIAANKFVPAHELTEKGVSAITMPDIRWDRCDLKTINLLPNVLASQKAHEQGADEAIFIHEGVATEASHSNFFAVFDGKIVTHPASHKILPGITRKVALELCRELRIPVEEAPPVAARLPQASELFLSRTTGEVVPIVRLDNVVIADGKPGPITRRLQEAFTRRIAARKSQKALTQEISLTE